The Bacteroides acidifaciens genome includes a region encoding these proteins:
- the recQ gene encoding DNA helicase RecQ encodes MRETLKKYFGYDSFRPLQEDIIRHILHKKDALVLMPTGGGKSICYQLPALLSEGTAVVVSPLISLMKDQVEALLANGIAAGALNSSNDETENANLRRACIEGRLKLLYISPEKLLAEKDYLLRDMHISLFAIDEAHCISQWGHDFRPEYTQIRVLRQQFPQVPIIALTATADKITRGDIIRQLHLVEPRTFISSFDRPNISLTVKRGFQAKEKNKAILEFIRRHEGTSGIIYCMSRNKTEAVAQMLQKQGIRCGVYHAGLSTQQRDETQDDFINDRIQVVCATIAFGMGIDKSNVRWVIHYNLPKSIESFYQEIGRAGRDGLPSDTVLFYSLGDLILLTKFATESNQQSINIEKLQRMQQYAEADICRRRILLSYFGETTTEDCGNCDVCKNPPQRFDGTVIVQKALSAIARAEQQISTGVLIDILRGNYSVEVTGKGYQELKTFGAGRDIPPRDWQDYLLQMLQLGYFEIAYNENNHLKITSSGSDILFGRAQATLAVIHHEEAATRKGKKKKVVIVKELPFGATGGESEDLFEALRGLRKQLADQEALPAYIVLSDKVLHLLSISRPTTIEEFGEISGIGEYKKRKYGKDFVKLIKQFVE; translated from the coding sequence ATGAGAGAAACTCTAAAGAAATATTTCGGATACGACAGTTTCCGTCCCCTGCAAGAAGACATCATCCGCCACATCCTCCATAAGAAGGATGCACTAGTGCTAATGCCTACTGGCGGGGGAAAGTCCATCTGCTACCAGCTTCCCGCCTTACTTAGTGAGGGCACTGCCGTTGTAGTATCCCCGTTGATTTCATTAATGAAAGACCAGGTGGAGGCATTGTTGGCAAACGGAATTGCTGCCGGAGCGTTGAACAGCAGTAATGACGAAACAGAAAACGCCAACCTGCGCCGTGCCTGCATTGAAGGAAGGTTGAAGCTGCTTTACATTTCACCGGAGAAATTGCTGGCGGAGAAAGACTATTTATTGCGAGATATGCATATTTCCCTGTTCGCTATTGATGAAGCCCATTGTATTTCGCAATGGGGACACGATTTTCGCCCGGAATATACTCAAATAAGAGTTCTCCGCCAACAATTTCCACAAGTGCCGATCATCGCTTTGACTGCCACCGCAGATAAAATTACCCGCGGAGACATCATTCGCCAACTTCATCTTGTCGAACCCCGTACTTTTATATCCTCTTTCGACCGTCCCAATATCAGCCTGACGGTAAAGCGCGGATTCCAGGCAAAGGAAAAGAACAAAGCTATCCTTGAATTTATCCGCCGCCATGAGGGAACAAGTGGGATTATTTACTGCATGAGCCGTAACAAGACGGAGGCAGTGGCTCAGATGTTGCAGAAGCAGGGGATTCGTTGCGGGGTTTATCATGCCGGATTGTCTACGCAGCAAAGGGACGAGACGCAGGACGATTTTATCAATGACCGGATTCAGGTAGTATGCGCCACGATTGCTTTCGGCATGGGTATTGACAAGTCGAATGTCCGTTGGGTAATCCACTACAACCTGCCTAAAAGTATAGAAAGTTTTTATCAGGAGATAGGACGTGCCGGACGTGACGGTTTGCCGAGTGACACTGTATTGTTTTATTCTTTAGGTGATTTGATATTGCTGACCAAGTTTGCTACGGAGAGTAACCAGCAGAGCATCAATATTGAAAAGCTACAACGTATGCAGCAGTATGCGGAAGCGGATATTTGCCGGAGAAGAATCCTGCTGAGTTATTTCGGAGAAACAACTACCGAAGACTGCGGCAACTGCGATGTCTGTAAAAATCCCCCTCAACGGTTTGACGGCACGGTCATTGTACAAAAAGCATTAAGTGCCATCGCACGTGCGGAACAACAAATCAGCACAGGCGTATTGATTGATATTCTTCGTGGAAACTACTCCGTGGAAGTGACCGGAAAAGGATACCAGGAACTCAAAACTTTTGGTGCCGGACGCGACATTCCACCTCGTGACTGGCAGGATTATCTGCTCCAGATGCTCCAACTCGGTTATTTCGAGATTGCTTATAATGAGAATAACCATCTCAAGATAACATCAAGCGGAAGCGATATTCTCTTCGGAAGGGCACAAGCTACATTGGCAGTTATCCACCACGAGGAAGCAGCTACCCGAAAAGGGAAAAAGAAGAAAGTAGTTATCGTCAAAGAGCTTCCTTTCGGTGCGACAGGCGGCGAAAGCGAGGATTTGTTCGAAGCATTGCGCGGGTTGAGAAAACAGCTTGCCGACCAGGAAGCGCTACCTGCCTATATTGTTTTGTCGGACAAGGTTTTACACTTGCTCAGTATTTCACGCCCTACCACTATTGAAGAGTTTGGAGAAATCAGTGGTATCGGAGAATATAAAAAGAGGAAATACGGAAAGGATTTCGTTAAGCTGATAAAGCAGTTTGTGGAATAA
- a CDS encoding helix-turn-helix domain-containing protein — protein MSDLENKKSEETPKKRPYNLREKKEKKAAYRSLIRPELADELYDKILNIIVVQKKYKDADYSAKDLAKELKTNTRYLSAVVNSRFGMNYSCLLNEYRVKDALHLLTDKRYADKNVEEISAMVGFANRQSFYAAFYKNVGETPNGYRKKHLENKK, from the coding sequence ATGAGTGATTTAGAGAACAAAAAATCGGAAGAAACTCCGAAAAAACGTCCCTACAATTTGAGGGAAAAGAAAGAAAAGAAGGCTGCATACAGGTCTTTAATCAGACCGGAATTGGCAGACGAGTTGTATGACAAGATTCTGAATATTATCGTTGTACAGAAGAAGTACAAAGATGCTGACTATTCAGCGAAAGACTTGGCAAAAGAGCTTAAGACGAATACTCGTTATCTTTCTGCAGTAGTGAACTCACGTTTCGGCATGAACTATTCTTGCCTGTTGAATGAATACAGAGTAAAAGATGCTTTGCATTTATTGACGGATAAGCGTTATGCCGACAAAAATGTGGAAGAGATTAGCGCTATGGTTGGCTTTGCAAATCGTCAATCTTTTTACGCTGCATTTTACAAAAACGTAGGTGAGACTCCTAACGGATACCGCAAAAAACATTTGGAAAACAAAAAGTAA
- a CDS encoding dipeptidyl-peptidase 3 family protein, with protein MNKHLISMAVAATILTSCGGAKTTTAEADKFDYTVEQFADLQILRYKVPGFEELTLKQKELVYYLTEAALEGRDILFDQNGKYNLRIRRMLEAVYTNYQGDKTTPDFKNMEVYLKRVWFSNGIHHHYGTEKFVPGFSQDFLKQAVLGLDAKQLPLAEGQTAGQLCDELFPVIFDPAVMPKRVNQADGEDLVLTSACNYYDGVTQKEAESFYNEMKDPKDETPVSYGLNSRLVKENGKLQEKTWKVGGLYTQAIEKIVYWLKKAEGVAENDAQKAVIAKLIRFYETGSLKDFDEYAILWVKDLDSRIDFVNGFTESYGDPLGMKASWESLVNFKDIESTHRTEIISSNAQWFEDHSPVDKAFKKDEVKGVSAKVITAAILAGDLYPATAIGINLPNANWIRAHHGSKSVTIGNITDAYNKAAHGNGFNEEFVYSDAERLLIDTYADLTDELHTDLHECLGHGSGKLLPGVDPDALKAYGSTIEEARADLFGLYYVADPKLVELKLLSSPEAYKAQYYTYLMNGLMTQLVRIEPGNTVEEAHMRNRQLIARWVFEKGAADKVVELVKKDGKTYVVINDYEKVRELFGELLAEIQRIKSTGDFEAARSLVENYAVKVDPTLHAEILERYKKLNLAPYKGFVNPKYELVTDENGNITDVTVAYDEGYVEQMLRYSKDYSPLPSVNN; from the coding sequence ATGAATAAACATCTTATTTCAATGGCGGTAGCCGCCACGATTCTGACATCGTGCGGCGGAGCCAAAACAACAACTGCCGAGGCAGATAAATTTGATTATACAGTGGAACAATTTGCAGACTTACAGATTTTGCGTTATAAAGTCCCCGGCTTTGAGGAACTGACGCTGAAGCAGAAAGAACTGGTTTATTACCTGACAGAGGCTGCTCTGGAAGGAAGGGATATTCTGTTTGACCAGAATGGAAAATATAATTTGAGAATTCGTCGGATGCTCGAAGCGGTATATACGAACTATCAGGGAGACAAGACAACTCCTGATTTCAAGAACATGGAAGTGTACTTGAAAAGGGTATGGTTCTCCAATGGTATTCATCATCATTATGGCACGGAGAAATTTGTACCCGGTTTCTCGCAGGATTTCTTGAAGCAGGCTGTGCTCGGGCTTGATGCCAAACAACTTCCATTGGCAGAAGGACAGACTGCCGGGCAGCTTTGCGACGAACTCTTCCCGGTTATCTTTGATCCGGCTGTCATGCCGAAACGAGTGAACCAGGCAGATGGCGAGGATCTTGTACTGACTTCCGCTTGCAATTACTACGACGGGGTGACGCAGAAGGAAGCGGAAAGTTTCTATAATGAGATGAAAGACCCGAAAGATGAAACTCCGGTCTCGTATGGTTTGAACAGCCGTTTGGTAAAAGAGAACGGCAAGTTGCAGGAAAAAACATGGAAGGTAGGCGGACTCTATACGCAGGCTATCGAGAAAATCGTTTATTGGTTGAAGAAAGCGGAAGGGGTAGCGGAGAACGATGCGCAGAAAGCGGTTATCGCCAAACTGATCCGGTTCTATGAAACCGGCAGTTTGAAAGATTTCGACGAATATGCCATCCTTTGGGTGAAAGACTTGGATTCACGAATCGACTTTGTGAATGGATTCACGGAAAGTTATGGCGACCCGCTAGGAATGAAAGCTAGCTGGGAGTCATTGGTGAACTTCAAGGATATAGAGTCTACGCACCGTACGGAGATTATCAGCAGTAACGCGCAGTGGTTCGAGGACCATTCGCCGGTGGACAAGGCTTTCAAGAAAGACGAAGTGAAGGGGGTATCGGCGAAAGTTATCACCGCTGCTATCCTTGCGGGTGATCTCTATCCGGCAACCGCTATCGGTATCAATCTGCCGAATGCCAATTGGATTCGTGCGCATCACGGTTCCAAGTCGGTGACTATCGGCAATATCACGGATGCCTATAACAAGGCGGCTCATGGAAACGGATTCAATGAAGAGTTTGTTTATAGCGATGCGGAAAGGCTATTGATTGATACTTATGCTGACCTGACGGATGAACTGCACACTGACCTGCACGAATGTTTGGGACACGGTTCAGGTAAGTTGCTTCCGGGGGTAGACCCTGACGCATTGAAAGCTTACGGCTCTACAATTGAAGAAGCGCGTGCCGACTTGTTTGGTTTGTATTACGTAGCTGACCCGAAACTGGTGGAACTGAAGCTTCTCTCTTCTCCCGAAGCTTACAAGGCTCAGTATTATACGTATCTGATGAACGGTCTGATGACGCAGTTGGTACGTATCGAACCGGGAAACACGGTGGAAGAAGCTCATATGCGTAACCGCCAGTTAATCGCCCGTTGGGTATTCGAAAAAGGGGCAGCTGATAAAGTTGTGGAACTGGTGAAGAAAGACGGAAAGACATATGTCGTTATCAATGACTATGAGAAAGTACGTGAACTGTTCGGTGAATTGCTGGCCGAAATTCAGCGTATCAAGTCGACAGGCGATTTCGAAGCTGCCCGTTCATTGGTAGAAAACTACGCAGTAAAGGTAGACCCGACTTTGCATGCAGAAATATTGGAGCGTTATAAGAAACTGAACCTGGCTCCGTATAAAGGCTTTGTAAATCCGAAATATGAATTGGTGACAGACGAAAATGGAAACATTACCGATGTCACGGTAGCTTATGACGAAGGTTATGTGGAACAAATGCTGCGTTACAGCAAGGATTATTCTCCGCTTCCTTCGGTAAACAACTAA
- a CDS encoding DNA alkylation repair protein codes for MDIREQLKDIKTQLRLSMNGAVSQSMREKGLVYKLNFGVELPRIKMIAEGYEKNHDLAQALWKEEIRECKILAGMLQPVETFYPEIADIWVEDIRNIEIAELTCMNLFQNLPYAPAKSFHWIADEREYIQTCGFLTAARLLMKKGDMTERASGELLDQAMCSVHSESYHVRNAALLVIRKYMQHSEEHAFLVCRMVEGMGDSAVEAEQMLYNMVKVETE; via the coding sequence ATGGATATTAGAGAACAACTCAAAGATATCAAAACACAGCTCCGTCTCTCAATGAACGGGGCTGTGTCCCAAAGTATGCGCGAGAAAGGGCTGGTGTACAAACTTAATTTCGGAGTGGAACTGCCCCGCATCAAAATGATTGCCGAAGGTTACGAAAAGAATCACGACCTGGCGCAAGCCTTATGGAAAGAGGAGATTCGCGAATGTAAGATTTTGGCAGGCATGCTCCAACCGGTTGAGACATTCTATCCCGAGATTGCTGATATTTGGGTGGAAGACATCCGGAATATTGAAATCGCGGAGCTGACTTGTATGAACCTTTTCCAAAATCTGCCGTATGCTCCTGCCAAGTCTTTTCACTGGATTGCCGATGAACGCGAGTATATACAGACCTGTGGCTTCCTGACTGCTGCCCGGCTTCTGATGAAGAAAGGGGATATGACCGAACGGGCTTCCGGCGAACTGCTCGACCAGGCTATGTGTAGTGTTCATTCCGAGAGTTATCATGTGCGGAATGCCGCTTTGCTGGTGATTCGAAAATATATGCAGCACAGTGAAGAGCATGCTTTCCTGGTGTGCCGCATGGTGGAAGGAATGGGGGATTCTGCCGTAGAAGCCGAACAGATGCTTTATAATATGGTGAAAGTGGAGACGGAATGA
- a CDS encoding Fur family transcriptional regulator produces the protein METQNVKDTVRQIFTEYLTANGHRKTPERYAILDTIYSIDGHFDIDMLYSRMMDQENFRVSRATLYNTIILLINARLVIKHQFGTSSQYEKSYNRETHHHQICTQCGKVTEFQNEDLQHAIENTKLSRFQLSHYSLYIYGICSKCDRANKRKKVNNNNKK, from the coding sequence ATGGAAACTCAAAACGTGAAAGATACAGTAAGGCAGATATTCACGGAATATCTCACAGCGAACGGGCATCGTAAGACTCCTGAACGCTACGCCATACTTGATACAATCTATTCTATCGACGGCCATTTCGATATAGACATGCTTTATTCACGGATGATGGACCAGGAGAATTTCCGGGTGAGCCGGGCAACCCTCTACAACACCATTATCCTTCTTATCAATGCACGGCTGGTCATCAAGCACCAGTTCGGAACTTCCTCCCAATACGAAAAATCATATAACCGCGAGACGCATCATCATCAGATATGTACGCAATGTGGTAAAGTGACCGAGTTTCAGAACGAGGATTTGCAGCATGCCATTGAAAATACGAAACTAAGCCGATTCCAACTTTCGCATTACTCCTTATATATATATGGAATATGCAGCAAGTGCGACAGAGCTAACAAAAGGAAGAAAGTTAATAACAACAATAAAAAATAA
- a CDS encoding adenylosuccinate synthase has product MKVDVLLGLQWGDEGKGKVVDVLTPKYDVVARFQGGPNAGHTLEFEGQKYVLRSIPSGIFQGNKVNIIGNGVVLDPALFKAEAEALEASGHPLKERLHISKKAHLILPTHRILDAAYEAAKGDAKVGTTGKGIGPTYTDKVSRNGVRVGDILHNFEQKYAAAKARHEQILKSLNYEYDLTELEKAWLEGIEYLKQFHFVDSEHEVNNLLKDGKSVLCEGAQGTMLDIDFGSYPFVTSSNTVCAGACTGLGVAPNRIGEVYGIFKAYCTRVGAGPFPSELFDETGDKMCTLGHEFGSVTGRKRRCGWIDLVALKYSVMINGVTKLIMMKSDVLDTFDTIKACVAYKVGGEEIDYFPYDITDGVEPVYAELPGWKTDMTKMQSEDEFPEEFNAYLTFLEEQLGVEIKIVSVGPDRAQTIERYTEE; this is encoded by the coding sequence ATGAAAGTAGATGTTCTTTTAGGATTACAATGGGGCGACGAAGGTAAAGGAAAAGTAGTCGACGTTTTAACACCTAAGTACGATGTGGTTGCCCGTTTCCAGGGCGGCCCGAATGCCGGTCATACACTTGAGTTCGAGGGACAGAAGTATGTGCTTCGTTCTATTCCTTCCGGTATTTTTCAGGGAAACAAGGTAAACATCATCGGTAATGGTGTGGTACTTGATCCGGCACTGTTCAAAGCAGAGGCTGAGGCGCTTGAAGCATCAGGGCATCCGTTGAAAGAACGTTTGCACATCTCAAAGAAAGCTCATCTTATTCTTCCGACACACCGCATCCTCGATGCTGCTTACGAAGCTGCCAAGGGTGACGCTAAAGTAGGAACTACCGGTAAGGGTATCGGTCCTACTTATACGGATAAGGTTAGCCGTAACGGTGTCCGTGTAGGTGATATCCTCCACAACTTCGAACAAAAATATGCTGCTGCAAAAGCACGTCACGAACAAATCCTGAAGAGTCTGAACTATGAGTATGACTTGACGGAACTGGAAAAGGCATGGCTGGAAGGCATCGAATATCTGAAACAATTCCATTTTGTAGACAGCGAACATGAAGTGAATAACCTGTTGAAGGATGGTAAGAGCGTTCTTTGTGAAGGTGCTCAAGGTACTATGCTCGACATTGATTTCGGTTCGTATCCGTTCGTTACTTCTTCCAATACTGTTTGCGCAGGTGCTTGCACCGGACTGGGAGTGGCTCCCAATCGTATCGGCGAAGTATATGGTATCTTCAAGGCATATTGTACACGTGTAGGCGCAGGTCCGTTCCCATCGGAACTGTTCGATGAGACAGGCGACAAGATGTGTACATTGGGACATGAGTTCGGTTCGGTGACAGGGCGTAAACGCCGTTGCGGGTGGATTGACCTGGTAGCGTTGAAGTATTCTGTTATGATAAACGGGGTTACCAAATTGATTATGATGAAGAGCGATGTGCTCGATACTTTCGATACTATCAAAGCTTGCGTAGCTTATAAAGTGGGTGGCGAGGAAATCGATTACTTCCCGTATGACATCACTGACGGCGTAGAACCTGTGTATGCGGAACTTCCGGGCTGGAAAACAGATATGACGAAGATGCAAAGCGAGGATGAATTTCCGGAAGAGTTCAACGCTTATCTGACTTTCTTGGAAGAACAGCTTGGCGTGGAAATCAAGATTGTATCTGTAGGACCGGACAGGGCACAGACTATCGAACGTTATACTGAAGAATAA
- a CDS encoding alpha-L-fucosidase: MKTRFITFLLLLAMGVSAFAQSSSYQPTEENLKARQEFQDNKFGIFLHWGLYAMLATGEWTMTNNNLDYKEYAKLAGGFYPSKFDADKWVEAIKASGAKYICFTTRHHEGFSMFDTKYSDYNVVKATPFKRDIVKELAAACAKHGIKLHFYYSHLDWVREDYPWGRTGRGTGRPNPKGDWKSYYQFMNNQLTELLTNYGPIGAIWFDGWWDQDNNKNFDWELPEQYALIHKLQPGCLIGNNHHQTPFAGEDIQIFERDLPGENSAGLSGQEISRLPLETCETMNGMWGYKITDQNYKSTKTLIHYLVKAAGKNANLLMNIGPQPDGELPAVAVQRLAEMGEWMKQYGETIYGTRSGEVAPHDWGVTTQKGNKLYVHILNLKDKALFLPLADKKVKKAVLFKDQSPIRFTKTKAGVVLEFADVPKDIDYVVELTID; this comes from the coding sequence ATGAAAACACGTTTTATTACTTTTCTTTTGTTGCTCGCAATGGGCGTTAGTGCATTTGCACAGTCTTCTTCTTATCAACCCACCGAAGAGAACCTGAAAGCACGTCAGGAATTCCAGGACAATAAGTTTGGTATTTTCCTTCATTGGGGATTGTATGCCATGCTCGCTACTGGTGAGTGGACTATGACAAATAATAATCTGGATTATAAAGAATATGCCAAACTGGCAGGCGGTTTCTATCCTTCCAAGTTTGATGCGGACAAATGGGTAGAGGCTATCAAGGCTTCGGGAGCGAAATATATCTGTTTCACTACCCGTCATCACGAGGGATTTTCTATGTTCGATACCAAATATTCGGACTATAATGTAGTCAAGGCTACTCCTTTCAAGCGTGACATCGTGAAAGAACTGGCAGCCGCTTGTGCGAAACATGGAATCAAACTTCATTTCTACTATTCGCATCTCGACTGGGTGCGCGAAGATTATCCCTGGGGACGTACAGGACGGGGAACAGGACGCCCCAATCCGAAAGGGGATTGGAAAAGCTATTATCAGTTCATGAATAACCAATTGACGGAATTGCTGACGAATTACGGTCCGATAGGTGCTATTTGGTTTGATGGATGGTGGGATCAGGACAATAATAAGAATTTCGATTGGGAACTACCTGAACAATACGCATTGATTCATAAGCTCCAGCCGGGATGCCTTATCGGTAACAATCATCATCAGACGCCTTTTGCAGGTGAAGATATTCAGATTTTCGAACGTGACCTGCCAGGTGAAAATTCAGCGGGACTTTCGGGACAGGAGATCAGCCGCCTGCCTTTAGAGACTTGTGAAACAATGAATGGTATGTGGGGGTATAAGATTACCGACCAGAATTATAAATCAACAAAGACATTGATTCATTATTTGGTGAAGGCAGCCGGTAAAAATGCCAATCTCTTGATGAATATCGGTCCTCAACCCGATGGTGAGCTTCCTGCGGTAGCTGTACAACGCTTGGCAGAAATGGGAGAGTGGATGAAGCAGTATGGCGAAACTATCTACGGAACACGCAGCGGTGAAGTTGCCCCGCATGACTGGGGAGTGACGACGCAGAAAGGCAATAAGCTCTATGTGCATATCCTCAATCTGAAAGATAAAGCGTTGTTCTTGCCTTTGGCAGATAAGAAAGTGAAGAAAGCGGTGCTGTTCAAAGACCAGTCCCCGATTCGCTTTACCAAAACGAAAGCAGGTGTTGTGCTGGAGTTTGCTGATGTGCCGAAAGATATTGACTATGTAGTAGAACTAACAATTGACTAA
- a CDS encoding zinc metallopeptidase, which translates to MMSYWVLFIGIAVVSWLVQMNLQNKFKKYSKIPTGNGMTGRDVALKMLHDNGIYDVQVTHTPGQLTDHYNPTNKTVNLSEGVYESNSIMAAAVAAHECGHAVQHARMYAPLKMRSALVPVVNFASSIMTWVLLGGILMVNTFPQLLLAGIILFAMTTLFSFITLPVEINASKRALVWLSSSGITNSYNHAQAEDALRSAAYTYVVAALGSLATLVYYIMIFMGRRD; encoded by the coding sequence ATGATGTCTTATTGGGTATTATTTATTGGAATTGCCGTAGTAAGTTGGTTGGTACAGATGAATTTGCAGAACAAGTTCAAGAAGTACTCCAAGATTCCTACCGGAAACGGCATGACAGGACGCGACGTAGCTTTGAAGATGTTGCATGACAATGGAATTTATGATGTGCAGGTGACACATACGCCTGGGCAGTTGACCGACCACTATAATCCGACTAACAAAACGGTGAATTTGAGTGAAGGGGTGTATGAAAGCAATAGTATTATGGCGGCTGCCGTAGCAGCTCACGAATGTGGACATGCTGTGCAACATGCGCGTATGTATGCTCCTTTGAAGATGCGTAGTGCGCTGGTTCCGGTGGTGAACTTTGCCTCTTCCATTATGACATGGGTTCTGTTGGGTGGTATCTTGATGGTAAATACTTTCCCGCAATTGCTGCTGGCAGGTATTATCCTGTTTGCCATGACTACCCTGTTCAGCTTTATCACGCTGCCGGTGGAAATCAATGCAAGTAAGCGTGCGTTGGTATGGTTGAGTTCATCCGGCATTACTAATTCGTACAATCATGCACAGGCTGAAGATGCTCTTCGTTCTGCTGCTTATACGTATGTAGTTGCCGCATTGGGTTCATTGGCTACATTGGTTTACTATATCATGATTTTCATGGGTAGAAGAGATTAA